From one Leifsonia soli genomic stretch:
- the fabG gene encoding 3-oxoacyl-ACP reductase FabG, which translates to MTTPRTVLVTGGNRGIGYAIAEEFVAQGHRVAVTARSGEGPAGALTVRADVTDTASVDAAFAEVEEKLGPVEVVVANAGITKDTLLMRMTDEEFDSVVETNLGGAFRVVKRANKGMLKARFGRIVLISSVVGLFGGAGQVNYASSKAGLVGMARSITRELGARGITANVVAPGFIETDMTAALPEAQQAEYKKSIPAGRFASASEVAKVVTWIAGDDAGYISGAVIPVDGGLGMGH; encoded by the coding sequence ATGACCACGCCACGCACCGTCCTCGTCACCGGAGGCAACCGGGGGATCGGCTACGCCATCGCCGAGGAGTTCGTCGCCCAGGGCCACCGGGTGGCGGTCACCGCGCGGTCCGGCGAGGGCCCGGCGGGCGCGCTGACGGTGCGTGCGGACGTCACGGACACCGCCTCCGTGGATGCCGCCTTCGCCGAGGTGGAGGAGAAGCTCGGTCCGGTGGAGGTCGTCGTCGCGAACGCGGGCATCACCAAGGACACGCTGCTGATGCGGATGACGGACGAGGAGTTCGACTCGGTCGTCGAGACGAACCTCGGCGGCGCGTTCCGTGTCGTGAAGCGGGCGAACAAGGGGATGCTGAAGGCGCGGTTCGGCCGGATCGTCCTGATCTCCAGCGTCGTCGGTCTGTTCGGCGGCGCCGGGCAGGTCAACTACGCGTCGTCGAAGGCCGGGCTGGTCGGCATGGCGCGGTCCATCACCCGTGAGCTGGGCGCGCGCGGCATCACCGCGAACGTCGTCGCGCCTGGGTTCATCGAGACCGACATGACGGCGGCGCTCCCCGAGGCGCAGCAGGCCGAGTACAAGAAGAGCATCCCGGCCGGCCGCTTCGCGTCGGCCTCGGAGGTCGCGAAGGTCGTGACGTGGATCGCCGGAGATGACGCCGGCTACATCTCCGGCGCGGTCATCCCCGTCGACGGCGGTCTCGGGATGGGGCACTGA
- a CDS encoding DUF3099 domain-containing protein has product MKKPSAPSITSLPLSPDEERRHRMIKYSVAMGVRVLCLVAAVIVPGWWAAIPLVGAIFLPYFAVVIANVSVEQGRVAVQRPGSIVPVAPTPQAPKDEPREGQ; this is encoded by the coding sequence ATGAAGAAGCCCTCAGCACCGTCGATCACGAGTCTCCCCCTCTCTCCCGATGAGGAGCGACGGCACCGGATGATCAAGTATTCGGTCGCCATGGGCGTCCGCGTGCTCTGCCTCGTCGCCGCCGTGATCGTCCCCGGCTGGTGGGCCGCCATCCCGCTCGTCGGAGCGATCTTCCTGCCCTACTTCGCCGTGGTCATCGCCAACGTCTCGGTGGAGCAGGGTCGAGTCGCCGTTCAGCGTCCAGGCAGTATCGTTCCTGTTGCGCCCACTCCGCAGGCGCCGAAGGACGAGCCGCGGGAGGGCCAGTGA
- a CDS encoding SURF1 family cytochrome oxidase biogenesis protein, translated as MTGSTTGGWRFAFSRRWLGYLAFAIVFAIACGFLSNWQLARSKEAAAANALVTANFDQAPVPLADELPTLGSYSPKQEWKRVTVTGTYERDKQLLVRNRPFNGNPGFEVLTPLRTADGSLFIVDRGWVPTGNTTDSPDHVPAAPAGTVTVVARLKASEPAIAGRTATGDQVGTIQLSVVEQKLGGADVYTGAYGLLDSEDPAPATAPTPTVTSPPTQDEGLHWSYMIQWIIFALIGFFGLGYALVTEYRKRNSDDPAERERAAARERRRRAKRTDADVEDELLDAAR; from the coding sequence GTGACCGGATCGACGACCGGAGGGTGGCGCTTCGCGTTCTCCCGCCGCTGGCTCGGGTACCTGGCGTTCGCGATCGTGTTCGCCATCGCGTGCGGCTTCCTGTCCAACTGGCAGCTCGCGCGCAGCAAGGAGGCCGCTGCCGCGAACGCCCTCGTGACGGCGAACTTCGACCAGGCTCCCGTTCCCCTGGCCGACGAGCTGCCGACGCTGGGCTCGTACTCGCCGAAGCAGGAGTGGAAGCGCGTCACCGTGACGGGCACGTACGAACGAGACAAGCAGCTGCTCGTCCGCAACCGCCCCTTCAACGGCAACCCCGGCTTCGAGGTGCTGACGCCGCTCCGCACAGCCGATGGCTCGCTGTTCATCGTGGACCGCGGCTGGGTCCCCACCGGCAACACCACCGACTCCCCCGACCACGTTCCGGCCGCGCCGGCCGGCACCGTGACCGTCGTCGCGCGGTTGAAGGCCAGCGAACCGGCCATCGCCGGGCGCACAGCGACGGGCGATCAGGTGGGCACCATCCAGCTCTCCGTCGTCGAGCAGAAGCTCGGAGGGGCCGACGTCTACACCGGCGCATACGGACTGCTCGACAGCGAGGACCCGGCTCCCGCCACCGCGCCGACGCCGACCGTCACCAGCCCGCCGACGCAGGACGAGGGCCTGCACTGGTCGTACATGATCCAGTGGATCATCTTCGCCCTGATCGGATTCTTCGGCCTCGGCTACGCGCTGGTCACGGAGTACCGCAAGCGCAACTCCGACGACCCCGCAGAACGCGAGCGCGCTGCGGCCCGCGAGCGGCGCCGCCGCGCCAAGCGCACCGACGCCGACGTGGAGGACGAACTCCTCGACGCCGCGCGCTGA
- a CDS encoding ABC-F family ATP-binding cassette domain-containing protein, producing the protein MLAVQGLELRVGARLLMEDVSFRVADGDKIGLVGRNGAGKTTLTKVLAGDLLPTAGKVDRSGELGYLPQDPRSGNLDDLARTRILDARGLGSIVLGMQQATVDMASTDSAVSEAAMKKYGRLEERFHLLGGYAAEAEAASIASNLNLPDRILDQPLKTLSGGQRRRIELARILFSDARTMILDEPTNHLDADSVIWLREFLKNYTGGFIVISHDVELVGETVNRVFYLDANRQVIDIYNMGWKNYQRQRAADEERRKKERANAEKKAGALQLQAAKFGAKATKAAAAHQMVARAEKLLAGLEDVRQVDRVAKLRFPTPAPCGRTPLQASDLSKSYGSLEIFTAVDLAIDRGSKVVVLGLNGAGKTTLLRMLAGVDKPDTGQVEPGHGLRVGYYAQEHETIDVERSVLQNMVSSSPSLTETEARRVLGSFLFTGDDAHKPAGVLSGGEKTRLALAMIVVSGANVLLLDEPTNNLDPASREEILDALAHYEGAVVLVSHDEGAVEALNPERVLILPDGVEDHWSRDYLDLISLA; encoded by the coding sequence GTGCTTGCCGTGCAGGGGCTGGAGCTGCGCGTTGGCGCACGCCTTCTGATGGAGGACGTGAGCTTCCGCGTCGCCGACGGGGACAAGATCGGACTCGTCGGCCGCAACGGCGCCGGCAAGACGACGCTTACCAAGGTCCTCGCCGGCGACCTGCTGCCGACCGCCGGAAAAGTGGACCGCTCCGGGGAGCTCGGCTACCTGCCGCAGGATCCCCGATCCGGCAACCTCGACGACCTGGCTCGCACGCGCATCCTCGACGCCCGGGGCCTCGGCTCGATCGTGCTCGGGATGCAGCAGGCCACCGTCGACATGGCGAGCACCGACTCCGCCGTGTCCGAAGCGGCGATGAAGAAGTACGGACGGCTGGAGGAGCGCTTCCACCTGCTCGGCGGGTACGCCGCCGAGGCCGAGGCCGCATCCATCGCCTCCAATCTCAACCTGCCCGACCGCATCCTCGACCAGCCGCTGAAGACGCTGTCGGGCGGCCAGCGCCGGCGCATCGAGCTGGCGCGCATCCTGTTCTCCGATGCCCGCACGATGATCCTGGACGAGCCGACCAACCACCTGGACGCCGACTCGGTGATCTGGCTGCGTGAGTTCCTGAAGAACTACACCGGTGGATTCATCGTCATCTCGCACGACGTCGAACTGGTCGGCGAGACGGTCAACCGGGTCTTCTACCTGGATGCGAACCGCCAGGTCATCGACATCTACAACATGGGCTGGAAGAACTACCAGCGTCAGCGCGCCGCCGACGAGGAGCGTCGCAAGAAGGAGCGCGCGAACGCCGAGAAGAAGGCGGGCGCCCTGCAGCTGCAGGCCGCCAAGTTCGGCGCGAAGGCGACGAAGGCCGCGGCGGCGCACCAGATGGTCGCGCGTGCCGAGAAGCTGCTCGCCGGGCTGGAGGACGTGCGCCAGGTCGACCGGGTCGCCAAGCTGCGGTTCCCGACCCCGGCGCCGTGCGGCCGCACGCCGCTGCAGGCGAGCGACCTGTCCAAGAGCTACGGCTCGCTGGAGATCTTCACCGCCGTCGATCTGGCCATCGACCGCGGCTCGAAGGTCGTGGTGCTCGGGCTGAACGGTGCGGGCAAGACCACCCTGCTCCGGATGCTCGCGGGCGTCGACAAGCCCGACACCGGGCAGGTCGAGCCCGGCCACGGACTGCGGGTCGGCTACTACGCCCAGGAGCACGAGACGATCGACGTCGAGCGCAGCGTGCTCCAGAACATGGTGTCGTCATCGCCGTCGCTCACCGAGACGGAGGCCCGCAGGGTGCTCGGCTCGTTCCTGTTCACGGGGGACGACGCGCACAAGCCGGCGGGCGTGCTCTCCGGCGGCGAGAAGACCCGGCTCGCCCTGGCGATGATCGTCGTCTCCGGCGCGAATGTGCTGCTGCTCGACGAGCCGACCAACAACCTCGACCCGGCGAGCCGCGAGGAGATCCTGGATGCGCTGGCGCACTACGAGGGCGCGGTCGTCCTGGTCAGCCACGACGAGGGAGCGGTGGAGGCGCTGAACCCGGAGCGCGTCCTCATCCTCCCCGACGGCGTCGAGGACCACTGGTCGCGCGACTACCTCGACCTCATCTCTCTCGCCTGA
- a CDS encoding metal-sulfur cluster assembly factor, which produces MPATLSPALFDQVEEALKDVMDPELGINVVDLGLIYDLAWDDENNALIISMTLTSAGCPLTDVLEEQTAEALDGIVEAFRINWVWMPPWGPERISDDGRDMMRALGFAI; this is translated from the coding sequence ATGCCCGCCACTCTGAGTCCCGCGCTCTTCGACCAGGTCGAAGAGGCGCTGAAGGACGTCATGGATCCCGAGCTCGGGATCAACGTCGTCGACCTGGGCCTCATCTACGATCTGGCCTGGGACGACGAGAACAACGCGCTCATCATCTCGATGACGCTCACCAGTGCCGGCTGCCCGCTGACCGACGTGCTCGAAGAGCAGACGGCTGAGGCGCTCGACGGGATCGTCGAGGCCTTCCGCATCAACTGGGTGTGGATGCCGCCGTGGGGTCCCGAGCGGATCAGCGACGACGGGCGCGACATGATGCGCGCCCTCGGCTTCGCCATCTGA
- the sufC gene encoding Fe-S cluster assembly ATPase SufC — protein sequence MSVLEIRDLHVTVETDQGTKPILNGVDLTINEGEIHAIMGPNGSGKSTLAYTIAGHPKYTVTQGSITLDGEDVLAMTVDERARAGLFLAMQYPVEIPGVTNTNFLRTAKTAIDGQAPSIRTWVKDVRESMGALRMDSSFAERNVNEGFSGGEKKRNEILQLELLKPKFAVLDETDSGLDVDALKIVSEGVNRAKANTGLGILLITHYTRILRYIKPDFVHVFVAGRVAEQGGPELADRLEEEGYDRYVDAPEPAAASAAEVGS from the coding sequence ATGTCAGTCCTCGAGATCCGCGACCTCCACGTCACCGTCGAGACGGACCAGGGCACCAAGCCCATCCTGAACGGCGTCGACCTCACCATCAACGAGGGTGAGATCCACGCGATCATGGGCCCGAACGGCTCCGGCAAGTCCACCCTCGCCTACACGATCGCCGGTCACCCGAAGTACACGGTGACCCAGGGCAGCATCACGCTCGACGGCGAGGACGTCCTCGCGATGACCGTCGACGAGCGCGCCCGCGCCGGGCTCTTCCTCGCGATGCAGTACCCGGTCGAGATCCCCGGCGTGACCAACACCAACTTCCTCCGCACCGCCAAGACGGCGATCGACGGCCAGGCGCCGTCCATCCGCACCTGGGTGAAGGACGTCCGGGAGTCGATGGGTGCGCTGCGCATGGACTCGTCGTTCGCCGAGCGCAACGTCAACGAGGGCTTCTCGGGCGGCGAAAAGAAGCGCAACGAGATCCTCCAGCTGGAGCTGCTCAAGCCGAAGTTCGCCGTGCTCGACGAGACCGACTCCGGCCTCGACGTCGACGCGCTCAAGATCGTGTCGGAGGGCGTCAACCGGGCGAAGGCCAACACCGGGCTCGGCATCCTGCTGATCACGCACTACACGCGCATCCTGCGCTACATCAAGCCGGACTTCGTGCACGTGTTCGTCGCCGGCCGCGTCGCCGAGCAGGGCGGCCCCGAGCTGGCCGACCGCCTGGAGGAGGAGGGCTACGACCGCTACGTCGACGCCCCCGAGCCTGCGGCCGCATCGGCGGCCGAGGTCGGTTCCTGA
- a CDS encoding non-heme iron oxygenase ferredoxin subunit yields MAGQRVAAVAELVENQATRVVLDGVPIAVVKDSSGAVHAIGDTCTHGEISLSEGFVEDETLECWAHGSQFSLVTGKPLNLPAYEPVPVFPVEIIDGDVFIDPSAPKVNK; encoded by the coding sequence ATGGCGGGTCAGCGCGTCGCGGCCGTCGCGGAGCTGGTCGAGAACCAGGCCACCCGCGTCGTGCTCGACGGCGTCCCCATCGCCGTCGTCAAGGACTCGTCCGGTGCGGTGCACGCCATCGGCGACACCTGCACCCACGGCGAGATCTCGCTGTCCGAGGGCTTCGTCGAGGACGAGACCCTGGAGTGCTGGGCCCACGGGTCCCAGTTCTCCCTGGTCACCGGCAAGCCCCTCAACCTCCCGGCCTACGAGCCGGTCCCCGTGTTTCCCGTCGAGATCATCGACGGAGACGTCTTCATCGACCCCAGCGCCCCGAAAGTGAACAAGTAA
- the sufD gene encoding Fe-S cluster assembly protein SufD, with protein sequence MTQIETTTTDTAAPAPKHLRAPVPVQSRAERFTSTEVSDFPAVTGREPMWKYTPVARLQELITGELDGSPYVYDVTAAPGVTTAWITRDDARIGAGGKPEDRASANAWTAFEQALLVTIGADLSGDRREVTLTRSALGGPARAAHTVVEVAPGAVATLILQNTGSAHLTENVEFLLGKDADLTVVSLQEWDDDALHVAAHFAELGEGARIKHVAVTLGGGVVRLNPSAHLAGARSDAELLGAYFADAGQHLEQQVYVFHDGPETRSRVTYKGALQGVGARTVWIGDVLIGPSAVGTDTYEQNRNLVLTDGARADSVPNLEIETGDILGAGHASATGRFDDEQLFYLQSRGIPEEEARRLVVRGFLAEIVQQIGSPALQERLQAKIEDELESATVTASTPSAPNAGAEH encoded by the coding sequence ATGACGCAGATCGAGACGACGACGACCGACACGGCCGCCCCCGCCCCGAAGCACCTGCGCGCGCCCGTCCCCGTCCAGAGCCGCGCCGAGCGGTTCACATCGACGGAGGTCTCCGACTTCCCCGCGGTGACCGGTCGCGAGCCGATGTGGAAGTACACGCCCGTCGCGCGGCTCCAGGAGCTCATCACGGGTGAGCTGGACGGCTCGCCGTACGTGTACGACGTGACCGCCGCTCCCGGTGTGACCACCGCGTGGATCACGCGGGACGACGCCAGGATCGGTGCAGGCGGGAAGCCGGAGGACCGCGCGTCCGCCAACGCCTGGACGGCCTTCGAGCAGGCCCTGCTCGTGACCATCGGAGCCGACCTCAGCGGCGACCGCCGCGAGGTGACGCTCACGCGTTCCGCCCTCGGCGGACCGGCGCGCGCAGCGCACACGGTCGTCGAGGTGGCCCCCGGAGCGGTCGCTACGCTGATCCTGCAGAACACCGGATCGGCGCACCTGACCGAGAACGTCGAGTTCCTGCTGGGGAAGGACGCCGACCTCACCGTCGTGTCGCTCCAGGAGTGGGACGACGACGCCCTCCACGTCGCCGCCCACTTCGCCGAGCTGGGCGAGGGCGCGCGCATCAAGCACGTGGCCGTCACGCTCGGCGGCGGGGTCGTCCGGCTCAACCCGTCCGCCCACCTGGCGGGCGCCCGGTCGGACGCCGAACTCCTCGGCGCCTACTTCGCCGACGCCGGCCAGCACCTCGAGCAGCAGGTGTACGTCTTCCACGACGGCCCCGAGACCCGCAGCCGCGTGACCTACAAGGGCGCGCTGCAGGGCGTCGGCGCGCGCACGGTCTGGATCGGCGACGTGCTGATCGGCCCGTCGGCCGTCGGCACCGACACCTACGAGCAGAACCGCAACCTCGTCCTGACCGACGGCGCCCGCGCCGACTCCGTGCCGAACCTCGAGATCGAGACCGGCGACATCCTCGGGGCCGGTCACGCGAGCGCCACCGGCCGGTTCGACGACGAGCAGCTGTTCTACCTGCAGTCCCGCGGCATCCCGGAGGAGGAGGCGCGCCGTCTGGTCGTGCGCGGCTTCCTCGCCGAGATCGTCCAGCAGATCGGCTCGCCGGCGCTCCAGGAGCGCCTGCAAGCGAAGATCGAGGACGAGCTGGAGTCGGCGACGGTCACCGCGTCGACGCCGTCCGCGCCGAACGCCGGGGCCGAGCACTGA
- the sufB gene encoding Fe-S cluster assembly protein SufB — protein MSDILIDRPELASLGQYEFGWSDSDAAGSTARRGLSPEVVKDISALKKEPEWMLQRRLKALQLFERKPMPTWGADLSEIDFDNIKYFVRSTEKQAQSWEDLPEDIRNTYEKLGIPEAERQRLVAGVAAQYESEVVYHQIREDLEQQGVIFLDTDTALREHPEIFEEYFGTVIPAGDNKFAALNTAVWSGGSFVYVPKGVHVEIPLQAYFRINTENMGQFERTLIIADEGSYVHYIEGCTAPIYKSDSLHSAVVEIIVKKNARVRYTTIQNWSNNVYNLVTKRATAAEGATMEWIDGNIGSKVTMKYPSIYLMGEHAKGETLSVAFAGPGQHQDAGAKMIHMAPYTQSSIVSKSIARGGGRAGYRGEVRVDANAHHSANTVRCDALLVDTISRSDTYPAIDIRVDDVQLGHEATVSRVSEEQLFYLMSRGLPEDEAMAMIVRGFIEPIARELPMEYALELNKLIEMGMEGSVG, from the coding sequence ATGTCAGACATCCTGATCGATCGGCCTGAGCTCGCCTCTTTGGGGCAGTACGAGTTCGGCTGGTCGGATTCCGACGCCGCGGGGTCCACCGCTCGTCGCGGTCTCTCGCCCGAGGTGGTGAAAGACATCTCGGCGCTCAAGAAGGAGCCCGAGTGGATGCTGCAACGCCGCCTCAAGGCCCTCCAGCTGTTCGAGCGCAAGCCCATGCCGACCTGGGGCGCCGACCTGTCGGAGATCGACTTCGACAACATCAAGTACTTCGTCCGCTCCACCGAGAAGCAGGCGCAGAGCTGGGAAGACCTCCCGGAGGACATCCGGAACACCTACGAGAAGCTCGGCATCCCGGAGGCGGAGCGCCAGCGCCTCGTCGCCGGCGTCGCCGCGCAGTACGAGTCCGAGGTCGTCTACCACCAGATCCGCGAAGACCTCGAGCAGCAGGGCGTCATCTTCCTCGACACCGACACCGCGCTCCGCGAGCACCCCGAGATCTTCGAGGAGTACTTCGGCACGGTCATCCCGGCGGGCGACAACAAGTTCGCCGCGCTGAACACCGCTGTGTGGTCGGGCGGCTCGTTCGTCTACGTGCCGAAGGGCGTCCACGTCGAGATCCCGCTGCAGGCCTACTTCCGCATCAACACGGAGAACATGGGCCAGTTCGAGCGGACCCTGATCATCGCGGACGAGGGCAGCTACGTCCACTACATCGAGGGCTGCACGGCGCCGATCTACAAGTCGGACTCGCTGCACTCCGCGGTCGTGGAGATCATCGTCAAGAAGAACGCGCGGGTCCGCTACACGACCATCCAGAACTGGTCCAACAACGTCTACAACCTCGTCACCAAGCGGGCGACCGCGGCCGAGGGCGCGACCATGGAGTGGATCGACGGCAACATCGGCTCCAAGGTGACGATGAAGTACCCGTCGATCTACCTGATGGGCGAGCACGCCAAGGGCGAGACGCTGTCCGTCGCCTTCGCCGGCCCCGGTCAGCACCAGGACGCCGGCGCCAAGATGATCCACATGGCGCCGTACACGCAGTCGTCGATCGTCTCCAAGTCGATCGCACGCGGCGGCGGCCGCGCGGGCTACCGCGGCGAGGTGCGGGTGGACGCGAACGCGCACCACTCCGCCAACACCGTGCGCTGCGACGCGCTGCTCGTCGACACGATCTCGCGGTCCGACACCTACCCGGCCATCGACATCCGCGTCGACGACGTGCAGCTCGGCCACGAGGCGACCGTGTCGCGCGTGAGCGAGGAGCAGCTGTTCTACCTGATGTCGCGCGGGCTCCCGGAGGACGAGGCCATGGCGATGATCGTCCGCGGCTTCATCGAGCCGATCGCCCGCGAGCTCCCGATGGAGTACGCACTGGAACTCAACAAGCTCATCGAGATGGGCATGGAAGGCTCTGTCGGATGA
- a CDS encoding COX15/CtaA family protein has translation MKRIIAWLPDRVDGRLKAIAWVYLVGQVVLVGTGGLVRLTASGLGCPTWPKCTSDSLVNTPEMGVHGFIEFGNRVLSALLAVVAIVAFLAILRMRKQRPDLFWLTLIAGLAIPAQAVIGGLSVLSGLNPYVVGLHFVVSIALVATCTAFVFRVYAVPGPRVRAVPGWFAGVAHLTSFVVAVTILVGILTTGSGPHAGDANAPRNGLNPEILQHVHAIPAYVTFALTLVLVVGSFRYRTTQVHRFTQYLLAVELVQIVVGLIQANTGLPGILVGIHMTLAALLASAMTAVILSLKAPAAALDVPEGSAADAVAA, from the coding sequence ATGAAGCGCATCATCGCCTGGCTGCCGGATCGTGTCGACGGACGGCTGAAGGCGATCGCCTGGGTGTATCTGGTCGGCCAGGTCGTCCTGGTCGGGACCGGCGGCCTGGTGCGGCTCACGGCCAGCGGCCTCGGCTGCCCCACCTGGCCCAAGTGCACGAGCGACTCTCTCGTGAACACGCCGGAGATGGGCGTCCACGGCTTCATCGAGTTCGGCAACCGCGTCCTCAGCGCTCTGCTCGCGGTGGTCGCCATCGTCGCGTTCCTGGCCATCCTCCGGATGCGGAAGCAGCGCCCCGACCTGTTCTGGCTGACCCTCATCGCCGGCCTCGCCATCCCCGCGCAGGCGGTCATCGGCGGGCTCAGCGTCCTGAGCGGCCTGAACCCCTACGTGGTCGGTCTGCACTTCGTCGTCTCGATCGCGCTGGTCGCGACCTGCACCGCCTTCGTCTTCCGCGTCTACGCGGTCCCCGGGCCGCGTGTGCGCGCCGTGCCCGGCTGGTTCGCGGGCGTCGCCCACCTCACCAGCTTCGTCGTCGCCGTCACGATCCTGGTCGGCATCCTCACCACCGGCAGCGGTCCGCACGCCGGAGACGCGAATGCCCCGCGGAACGGGCTGAACCCCGAGATCCTGCAGCATGTCCACGCGATCCCCGCGTACGTCACCTTCGCGCTGACCCTGGTGCTCGTCGTGGGGTCCTTCCGGTATCGCACCACCCAGGTGCACCGCTTCACGCAATACCTGCTCGCCGTCGAGCTGGTGCAGATCGTCGTCGGGCTCATCCAGGCGAACACGGGGCTGCCGGGCATCCTGGTCGGCATCCACATGACCCTTGCCGCGCTGCTGGCCTCGGCGATGACCGCGGTCATCCTCTCGCTCAAGGCTCCGGCGGCGGCCCTGGACGTGCCGGAGGGGTCAGCGGCCGACGCCGTCGCGGCTTAG
- a CDS encoding GNAT family N-acetyltransferase, translating into MTAPVLTMRLATPRLVLDAPTDDDVPDVLAACQDPATQRWVPLPSPYTRESAEFFVRSYCPHGLASRQYTVWAVRARGDGRLLGALEVRRDEHPGSASLGCWSGPWARGQGYMREALGAVARYALDPDGLGFERLNWEYVPGNEASRRLAEAAGFGFGDGIRTVVSLHGELREARVGRLSRDGVGR; encoded by the coding sequence ATGACGGCACCGGTGCTGACCATGCGTCTGGCGACGCCCCGCCTCGTGCTCGACGCCCCGACGGACGACGACGTCCCGGACGTGCTGGCGGCCTGTCAGGACCCCGCGACCCAGCGCTGGGTGCCGTTGCCGTCGCCATACACCCGCGAGAGCGCGGAGTTCTTCGTGCGCAGCTACTGCCCGCACGGGCTGGCGAGCCGCCAGTACACCGTGTGGGCTGTGCGTGCACGCGGCGACGGCCGCCTCCTCGGCGCGCTCGAGGTGCGCAGGGACGAGCACCCCGGCTCGGCCTCGCTCGGCTGCTGGTCCGGGCCGTGGGCGCGCGGGCAGGGCTACATGCGGGAGGCGCTCGGCGCCGTCGCCCGCTACGCGCTCGACCCGGACGGACTGGGATTCGAGCGGCTCAACTGGGAGTACGTGCCCGGCAACGAGGCGAGCAGGCGACTGGCGGAGGCGGCGGGCTTCGGTTTCGGCGACGGGATCCGCACGGTCGTCAGCCTGCACGGCGAACTGCGCGAGGCGCGCGTCGGCCGGCTAAGCCGCGACGGCGTCGGCCGCTGA
- a CDS encoding heme o synthase: MDVAVESRVEPGRIGVARKVKAYVALTKPRVVELLLVTTVPTMILAAHGIPNLWLVLATVVGGYMSAGSAGAFNCYIDRDIDRVMRRTKNRPLVTGELSDREALVFAWALGIASVLVLGFFTNWLAAALSVAAILLYVVFYTLILKRRTPQNIVWGGVAGCMPVLIGWAAVTGSLDWAPVILFGIIFLWTPPHYWPLSMKYRSDYQEAGVPMLAVVRGRAVVGLQVILYAWAMVACSLLLIPVAGMGLLYTAVSLVAGGWFIYESHRLYNLAIRHETVSPMRVFHGSIAYLTLIFLAVAIDPLLPF; encoded by the coding sequence ATGGACGTCGCTGTAGAGAGCCGTGTCGAACCGGGCCGCATCGGCGTCGCTCGCAAGGTGAAGGCGTACGTCGCCCTCACCAAACCGCGGGTCGTCGAACTGCTCCTGGTCACGACCGTCCCGACGATGATCCTCGCCGCGCACGGCATCCCGAACCTGTGGCTGGTGCTCGCCACGGTCGTCGGCGGCTACATGAGCGCCGGGTCCGCCGGCGCCTTCAACTGCTACATCGACCGTGACATCGACCGCGTCATGCGGCGCACGAAGAACCGGCCGCTCGTCACCGGCGAGCTCTCCGACCGCGAGGCTCTCGTCTTCGCCTGGGCGCTGGGCATCGCCTCGGTGCTGGTGCTCGGATTCTTCACGAACTGGCTCGCCGCCGCGCTCTCGGTCGCGGCCATCCTGCTCTACGTCGTCTTCTACACGCTCATCCTCAAGCGCCGCACGCCGCAGAACATCGTCTGGGGCGGCGTCGCCGGCTGCATGCCCGTGCTGATCGGCTGGGCGGCCGTGACCGGCTCCCTGGACTGGGCGCCCGTCATCCTGTTCGGCATCATCTTCCTCTGGACGCCGCCGCACTACTGGCCGCTGTCGATGAAGTACCGGTCGGACTACCAGGAGGCCGGCGTGCCGATGCTCGCGGTGGTCCGCGGGCGCGCCGTGGTCGGCCTGCAGGTCATCCTGTACGCGTGGGCCATGGTGGCGTGCTCGCTCCTGCTCATCCCGGTCGCCGGGATGGGGCTGCTGTACACGGCCGTATCCCTGGTCGCCGGCGGCTGGTTCATCTACGAGTCGCACCGTCTGTACAACCTCGCGATCCGTCACGAGACGGTGTCGCCGATGCGCGTCTTCCACGGCTCGATCGCCTACCTGACGCTGATCTTCCTCGCCGTCGCGATCGACCCGCTGCTGCCGTTCTGA